From Nicotiana tabacum cultivar K326 chromosome 22, ASM71507v2, whole genome shotgun sequence, one genomic window encodes:
- the LOC142176050 gene encoding putative mitochondrial protein AtMg00820, with amino-acid sequence MLEEVKFIEKSGTWEMVELSEGKNSIVLKWVFKTKFIADGSLKKHKTRLVSKGYEQQYGVDFEETFSSVARFETVRLVLALAAQLQWLVYQFVVKSAFLN; translated from the coding sequence ATGTTAGAAGAGGTGAAATTTATCGAAAAGAGTGGCACATGGGAGATGGTGGAATTATCGGAAGGCAAAAACTCAATTGTTTTGAAGTGGGTGTTCAAGACAAAGTTCATTGCAGATGGGAGCCTAAAGAAGCACAAAACTCGTCTTGTGTCAAAAGGCTATGAACAACAATATGgtgttgattttgaagaaacatTTTCTTCAGTAGCTCGATTTGAAACAGTGAGACTTGTTCTAGCACTGGCTGCCCAGTTGCAATGGCTAGTTTATCAATTTGTTGTCAAGTCGGCATTTCTAAATTGA